Genomic segment of Arcobacter sp. LA11:
TTGATTTACCAGTAAAAAAGGCTACTGATTCAAATTTTTGATTTACAACTACTACATCGTAAATACCACTTTTCCCTTTTATATATTTTTCACTTGCAGTTGCAGTTAGTACGTCACCTAAAAATGCAGGTTTAACAAAAGATATATCACAAGCTTGAGCTACAGTTGCAACATTTCTTGAGTTACAAGCAAGTGCAAATGCTGCATCGGCAAAGGAAAATATTGCTCCACCTTGACAAGTTCCATGACCATTTTTCATCATGTCTGTTACTTCCATTCTAACTTTTGCAAAACCTTCATCAACATTTACTAACTCAACACCTAAGGCATTCTCAAAGTTAGCAGTTGCTAACATCTTTTTGGCAACTTTATATGATAGTTTTTCTTCACTCATAATATTTACCACCTATAATTGATTGCTCTACAATACTTCTATCTGCTCTATATCTAGTATCTTTATAAAATGATTCTAAATTATCTAAAGTTTCTAGGACAAATTCTGTACCTAACTTATCTGCCCATTTAAAAGGACCAATAGGATAGTTTACTCCATTTTCCATAGCAATATCTGCACTGCATTCGTCACAAACACCATTTGTAACCGTTGAGCTAGCTTCATTTATCAACATACAAATAGTTCTTGACATAATCATTGCCGGAGAATCTTTGATAGTCAAAGTCTCTTTTTCAATTTGTGAAAAAAGTGCTGCAATATTTGGAGCTACATGTTGTTGTGCTAAAAGTGAAGTTGCAATTGTTACAGAACTTGAAAGTTCATAGTCAATATTTATATCTAGTTGAGCGATGTTTTTTTCACTTAACTCTTTTGAAATTTCACTTGCCATTTTTCCATTTGCTACAAAAAGTTTTATTTCATTAAACTCAATATATCCATCACCTTCTACTTGAACTACTTTTATTCCAGCTTTTTTAAATAGTGGAATAAGCTCATCAGCAACGCCTAAAGAACCATAAACATAGATTTCAGAAATTTTATTATTTGAAGGTGCTACCTTTCTAATATCATTCCTACCTTGTTGTTTTCCGTCTTCATATTTATAAAATCCTGCACCAGATTTTCTACCAAGCAATCCAGCTTGTGAAAACTCTTGTTGTGTTAAAGATGGCTTAAATCTTGGATCTTGATAGTATGAATCAAAGGTTGATTGTGTAACTGAGTAATTTGTATCATTTCCAATTAAATCCATTAGTTCAAATGGCCCCATTCTAAATTTACCCCCACTTCTTATAACCTCATCAATTGTTGCAAAAGATGAAACACCTTCTTCATATACCCTAAGTGCTTCTGCATAAAAAGGCCTTGCTATTCTATTTACAATAAAACCTGGAGATGATTTTACATATACTGCTTTTTTACCCCATGAAGAGATTAAAGTATGTACATCTTCAATAATTTGCTGGTCACTAAGTAATCCAGATATAACTTCTACAAGTTTCATTATAGGAGCTGGATTAAAGAAATGAATTCCAATCATATTTTCAGGTTTTTTAAGACCATTTGCAAGTGCTGAAATAGAGATTGAAGAAGTGTTAGATGCAATAACTACGTCACCACAAATATCTTCAAGTTGTTTGAATATTTCTTGTTTTATTTCTTTATTTTCAATAATCGCTTCAATGATTAAATCACAAGGTGCTAAATCATTTATTTCCATAGTAGGATTCATCAATGAAATAGTAGTATCTTTTGCTTCTTGAGTTATTTTCCCTTTAGAAACTAGTTTTGAAAGTTCTTTTTCATTAATTTTCATTGCATTATCAACTGCACCATCCCAGTTATCATATAAGATTACTTTATGACCAGCACGTGCAGCTACTTGGGCAATTCCTCTACCCATAATTCCTGCACCAACAATTCCAATAATACTGTTATTATCTATTTTCATGCTAGTTTCCTTTAAAGTTAGGAGTTCTTTTATTTAAAAATGCAGAAACACCTTCTTTATAATCATTAGAATGACCAGCAGCTCTTTGTAGATTTTTCTCTAATTCTAGTTGCTCTTCTAATGTGTTTTCAATAGATTCATTTAGGGCTTTTTTAATCAGACTTAATCCATATGTTGGAGCTGTTGAAAAGTGAACAGCTAACTTTTGTACTTCTTCATCAATAGTATCAAGTGGATAGACTTTTGAAATCAGTCCATACTCTTGTGCCGTTTGTGCTGAAAGTTTATCTCCTAACATACATAACTCTTTTGCTCTTGCCATTCCTACTAGTTGAGGAAGGAAAAAAGAGTTACCACTATCAGGTACCAATCCTATTTTACAAAAAGCTTGTATGAAAGAGGCTTTTTCATTTGCAATTACAAAATCACAAGCAAGTGCTATTCCCACACCAGCACCAGCAGCTACACCATTCACTTTACAAATAACTGGCATCTCTAATCCATAAATAGTTTTGATTAGAGGGTTATATTTTCTTTCAATTGATTCACCTAAGTCAAGTTTTGCATCACCATCGTTTACAGATCTGTCATTTAAATCTTGACCTGCGCAAAATGCTCTACCTTCTCCTGTAATAATCAATACTCTAATAGAACTATCTTTTTTTATATTTTTAAAAGCATCTTTTAACTCTGCATGCATTTCTTCATTTAGTGAGTTAAATACATCAGGTCTGTTAAATGTTAAAGTTGCGATACCTTCATTTACTTCATATTTAATTGTTTCGTATGACATTATTATTGTCCTTTAAAATTTGGTTTTCTTTTTTCTTTAAATGCACTAATTCCCTCTTTTTTATCTTCACTTGATAATATTCCTGAGAAAACTGTCTTTTCATATTTAAGAGATGTGCTTAATCCATTATCATATGATGCTAAAACAGCACTTTTAATTGCACTAATTGCTAATGGAGATTTTTTTGCAATCTTATTTGCAATTTCTAGTGCTCTAATCATTGTACTTTGCACAGGAACTACTTCTGAAACTAAGTTCATCTTTTGTGCAGTTTTAGCATCAATGAAATCTCCTGTTAAAAGCATTAACATGGCATTTGATTTACCCATTGCTTTTACTGTACGTTGTGTTCCCCCTGCTCCTGGCATGATTCCTAAGTTGATTTCAGGTTGACCAAATTGTGCATTATCTCCGCATATAATAATGTCACAATGCATAGCAAGTTCACACCCTCCACCTAAACAAAATCCATTTACTGCAGCGATAATAGGCTTTTTAAATTCTTTAATAGATTCCCAATAAGAAGTTCTAACATCATTTATTGATTCAACTGCACCTTTAACTTCTAGTTCATTAATATCTGCTCCCGCTGCAAATACTTTTTCTCCTCCAGTTAAAATAATACATTTAATTTCATCAGTGCTGTTTTGTAACACTTCATGAATTTCTTTTAATGTATTAGTTCTTAATGCATTGTAAACTTCACTTCTATTAAGTGTAATAATAAGTATATGTGAATCTTCAACATCTACTTTTATATCTTTAAAGCCCATTTTCTCCTCCAAATAATATATCTATTTCAAAAAAACTAAAAAAATTCTAACAAATGTAATATATATTAAAGCTTAAAAATAAATGCTATTTTTTTGCTATTTGCTATAAAATATACCAATTTTATGAGGATTAAGTGATTTGTTTAATATTCGCTTAATAAAAAATATATTAAGATTTTCAAAAATATATTACATAAAGGATTAAAATGAGTCTTTTTGAGAAACATAATGAAACATTGACAAGAGCATTGGAAGAAATCAAAAATAGAGGGTATTGGTCTCCTTATTTTGAAATTCCAAGTTCGAAGGTTTATGGTGAAGGGAAAAAGGAGGAGTCAATAAACTCTTTTAAAGGGCAACTAAATAATAGATATGAAATCAAAGGTTTAGATACAGATAAATATCTAGGGGCTGAAACTTCTCCATATGGTTTTGATTTAGGAATTACATACCCATCAATTCCAGCTGATACTTTAGTTGAAAATTCAAAGAAAGCTATGAATCAATGGAAAAAGATTAGCTTAGATGAAAGAGCTGGTATCTGTTTAGAAATTCTTGATAGAATCAATAAAAGATCATTTGAAATTGCAAATGCAGTTATGCATACAACAGGACAACCATATATGATGGCTTTTCAAGCAGGTGGACCTCATGCACAAGATAGAGGATTAGAAGCTTTAGCTTACGCATATAAGCAATTAGCAGATATTCCAACAGAATCTGTATTTACAAAACCTACAGGAAGAGATAATCCTCCAATTGTTGTAAATAAAAAATTAAGAGTTGCTCCACGAGGTATCTCTTTGATTATTACTTGTTCTACTTTCCCTACTTGGAACTCATATTCTGCTCTGTTTGCATCCTTAGTTACTGGAAATTCAATTATTTATAAACCGCATAGAAATGGTATCTTACCAATTGCACTTACTGTTGAAATTGCAAGGGAAGTATTAGAAGAAAATGGAGTTTGTCCAGATTTAGTATCTATGATTATAAGTGATGATAGAACAGAGACTCAAAATTTAGTTAAAAATAAAGCTGTAAAAATCATCGATTTTACAGGAAGTACTTCATTTGGTGATTGGTTAGAAGATAATGCCCCTCAAGCAAATGTATATACAGAAAAAGCTGGTGTGAATTGTTTAATTGTAGATAATTATGATAACTTAAAAGGTATGACTAGAAATATGTCTATGGCTCTTTCTTTATACTCTTCACAAATGTGTACAGCTCCACAAAATATCTTTATTCCAAA
This window contains:
- the paaI gene encoding hydroxyphenylacetyl-CoA thioesterase PaaI; this encodes MSEEKLSYKVAKKMLATANFENALGVELVNVDEGFAKVRMEVTDMMKNGHGTCQGGAIFSFADAAFALACNSRNVATVAQACDISFVKPAFLGDVLTATASEKYIKGKSGIYDVVVVNQKFESVAFFTGKSRAIPGTVLEDEEL
- a CDS encoding 3-hydroxyacyl-CoA dehydrogenase; its protein translation is MKIDNNSIIGIVGAGIMGRGIAQVAARAGHKVILYDNWDGAVDNAMKINEKELSKLVSKGKITQEAKDTTISLMNPTMEINDLAPCDLIIEAIIENKEIKQEIFKQLEDICGDVVIASNTSSISISALANGLKKPENMIGIHFFNPAPIMKLVEVISGLLSDQQIIEDVHTLISSWGKKAVYVKSSPGFIVNRIARPFYAEALRVYEEGVSSFATIDEVIRSGGKFRMGPFELMDLIGNDTNYSVTQSTFDSYYQDPRFKPSLTQQEFSQAGLLGRKSGAGFYKYEDGKQQGRNDIRKVAPSNNKISEIYVYGSLGVADELIPLFKKAGIKVVQVEGDGYIEFNEIKLFVANGKMASEISKELSEKNIAQLDINIDYELSSSVTIATSLLAQQHVAPNIAALFSQIEKETLTIKDSPAMIMSRTICMLINEASSTVTNGVCDECSADIAMENGVNYPIGPFKWADKLGTEFVLETLDNLESFYKDTRYRADRSIVEQSIIGGKYYE
- the paaG gene encoding 2-(1,2-epoxy-1,2-dihydrophenyl)acetyl-CoA isomerase PaaG, with the translated sequence MSYETIKYEVNEGIATLTFNRPDVFNSLNEEMHAELKDAFKNIKKDSSIRVLIITGEGRAFCAGQDLNDRSVNDGDAKLDLGESIERKYNPLIKTIYGLEMPVICKVNGVAAGAGVGIALACDFVIANEKASFIQAFCKIGLVPDSGNSFFLPQLVGMARAKELCMLGDKLSAQTAQEYGLISKVYPLDTIDEEVQKLAVHFSTAPTYGLSLIKKALNESIENTLEEQLELEKNLQRAAGHSNDYKEGVSAFLNKRTPNFKGN
- a CDS encoding enoyl-CoA hydratase-related protein, which produces MGFKDIKVDVEDSHILIITLNRSEVYNALRTNTLKEIHEVLQNSTDEIKCIILTGGEKVFAAGADINELEVKGAVESINDVRTSYWESIKEFKKPIIAAVNGFCLGGGCELAMHCDIIICGDNAQFGQPEINLGIMPGAGGTQRTVKAMGKSNAMLMLLTGDFIDAKTAQKMNLVSEVVPVQSTMIRALEIANKIAKKSPLAISAIKSAVLASYDNGLSTSLKYEKTVFSGILSSEDKKEGISAFKEKRKPNFKGQ
- the paaN gene encoding phenylacetic acid degradation protein PaaN → MSLFEKHNETLTRALEEIKNRGYWSPYFEIPSSKVYGEGKKEESINSFKGQLNNRYEIKGLDTDKYLGAETSPYGFDLGITYPSIPADTLVENSKKAMNQWKKISLDERAGICLEILDRINKRSFEIANAVMHTTGQPYMMAFQAGGPHAQDRGLEALAYAYKQLADIPTESVFTKPTGRDNPPIVVNKKLRVAPRGISLIITCSTFPTWNSYSALFASLVTGNSIIYKPHRNGILPIALTVEIAREVLEENGVCPDLVSMIISDDRTETQNLVKNKAVKIIDFTGSTSFGDWLEDNAPQANVYTEKAGVNCLIVDNYDNLKGMTRNMSMALSLYSSQMCTAPQNIFIPKDGVVSNGEKVSFDEVASMIAGSVEKLLSVDERATEILGAIQNSEICQRVEEAGNIGEVILESKEIKHPMFENATIKTPVIVKISAEDKDKYHNEHFGPVILLIETESREDTLAVWQETIELHGAITAGVYTSDEEYLKKVEDIAIDEKVNLSVNLTGHVLMNHSAAFTDFHATGDNKAANCALSNDNFVSGRYSVVTIKRDA